GTTGCGGTAGCCGAAACTCGACAAGTGATTGAGGGGAACTGGTAATGGAGATCGGATTCGCTGGGCAGACAGTTCTTGTTACAGGTGCCGCGCATGGCTTCGGTCGCGCGATTGCTGGGGCCTTTGGGTCACGCGGCGCCACGGTCTTCGTGTGTGACCTAGAGGCCGACGGACTGACGCAGACCGTCAATCTGGTGGGGGACAACTGCCACGGTGCTGTGGTCGATGTCAGCGACCGGAAGGCGGTTGGGGAGTGGGTCGGTGCCGCGGCGAGCATGACCGGGCGTATCGACGTGCTGGTGAATAATGCCGGGGGCGTGCTCGGGCAGGTCGGTCAGCCGCTGGAGCAGGTCACTACCGAGGAATGGCAGGCGATTCTGGCGGTCAATCAAACCGCTTCGTTTTGGACGTCACAGGCGGTCGCGCCACACATGAAGGAAGCCGGTCGCGGACGCATCGTGAACATTTCCAGCGGTGCAGGCCTGGGGGTGAGTAAGACAGGCATCCAGGCCTATGCGTCTGCCAAGGCCGGACAGATTGGATTGACCCGGCAGCTCGCGCACGAACTCGGGCCGTGGGGCATCACCGTGAACAATATTGCGCCCGGCTTCGTTCGGTCGAATCCGACCACGGAGCGTCAGTGGGACTCGTACGGTCAGGCCGGCCAGGAAGATCTCATTTCAGAGGTCGCCTTGAGGCGTTTGGGCACGCCGGCGGATATTGCCCACTCGGTGCTGTTCCTGTCGTCCGAGTACGCCAGCTGGATCACTGGTGCGGTGCTACAGGTGGACGGCGGGAAGTGATACTTCCCGCGGGGCCGCGCTAGGCCTCTTCGGAGAGGTCAGGCCAGACCGCCTTCTTTGTCGCACGAAAGAGTAGGGATGTCTCGACGCGCGCGACCTCAGGGAGGCTGGTGATTGCATCCAGCGTGAAGTCTCTCAGATGGTCCATGTCCTGTGCCACTGCGTGTGCGAGGTAGTCGTTCCTTCCAGTCAGGTGGTAGAGCGCCACTACCTGGGGCAACCGAATGGCGGTCTCTTCAAAGTGCGCGACGGCTGCGCGTGTATGCCGCTTCAGCTGCACGGAGACGAACGCCTGTACACCGATCCCAAAGGCTGCTGGGTCGACCGCGGCATGTGCCCCCATCAGAATTCCGCGGTCGGACAGCCTGCGCACTCTCTCGAGGCAAGCGGATTGTGAGAGCCCGACGGCTCCGGCCAATTCTTTGTTGCTGGTCCGCGCATCTTCGGCGAGGAGGGTCAGAATGTGTCTGTCGATTCGGTCTGCCATGGAGACTGAGCCTTGTGGCCGAATAAAATGCGGACAAATACCTATCTCTAAACATAATGCACATAATTACTCCACGATAACGGAATCATATGCCATCGTCCTGGTCTTTCGATCGGGCGCTACGGATGGCATTGGCTGACATTGGAGGGTTGATATGAGGCTCGAGACTCGCGCGGTGAGAGCCGCGCGCGGCCAGGTTGTAACGGAGTCGCCGTTTGAGAAGGGTCAGCCGCATGTGCCTCTCATCGACCTTTCAACGACGTACACTTTCGAGAGGTCGTCGGCAGTTGCCGAATCAATGGACGCGCTGATCGAAGGGGCGGGTGAAGCACCCAACCCGGTTTACGCGCGTTTGCGGAACCCGACCGTTGCCGGCTTCGAGAACGCCCTCGCGGATCTAGAGAGCGCAGAAGCTGCGGTGGCCTTCGCGAGTGGCATGGCCGCGATCACGGCGATGGTGCTGGCGGCCGGTTCTGAAGCCGCTCCCGACGGGTGGGCGAGAGGTAGGCACATCGTGGCGATCCGGCCCATCTACGGCGGCACGGATCATCTTCTCGCTACCGGAATACTTGGTACCGAGGTGACGTGGGCAGAGCCGGACGAGGTCGCCGAATCACTGCGGGAGGACACGTGCCTCGTCCTCCTTGAGACGCCGGCTAACCCGACGCTAGCCATGGTAGACATCGCAGGCGTCGTGTCCCAGGTGCGAGCGACAGAGAAACGTTTCGGATATCGGATCGCGGTGGCGGTGGACAACACTTTTGCCACCCCGATCCTTCAGCGCCCGCTGGAACTCGGTGCAGATCTGGTCGTGCACAGCGCCACAAAATTCCTTGGCGGTCATGGGGACGTGATGGGTGGTGTGGTAGCGAGTTCGGAAGATTGGGCGAAGCCGCTTCGGCAGACCCGCATGATCACGGGCGGCGTACTGCATCCGTTGGCAGGATATCTCCTCCACCGGGGGCTTCAGACTCTCCCGGTCCGCGTCGCTGCACAGCAGACGTCCGCCGGCATCATCGCTGCGAGACTGGCTGGGCACCCGGAAGTTACCGAGGTCCATTACCCGGGTTTGAACGGTGACCGATCTGAGGAGCGACTTCTCCGGACACAACAAAAAGGCTCAGGCTCGTTGCTCGCGTTCCGCGTTCGTGGAGGTCGAGAGGCGTCCGAGAGGGTGATGGAGTCCCTCGACTTGATCTCCCGCGCAGTGTCGCTGGGGTCTGTTGATACCCTCATCCAAGCACCGGCAGCGCTCACGCATCGGGTGGTTGACCCTGAGAGCCGCGAGGCAGCCGGGGTGCCGGAGGATCTACTGAGACTGTCTGTAGGCCTCGAAGCTGTGGACGACCTCTGGTTCGACCTGCATCAGGCACTCGAACAGGTGCGCCGTGAAAGGCCGCACTGGGAGTCGTCCATGCCACAGTCCGAATCGGGGATTTCCGAGGGAGTGGGCGCCTAGTCTAGAGCGGTTGCCCGCTGAACGTCTACGATCCAAGCAGGCGTGTCGTCGAGGTACATCTTCAAGGCCGGGATTCGGACCTTGTAGAAGCGTGCGTTCAGACCTTGGAAGATCAGGGTCCCAATGATTACGGCGACGTAAACCAACTGTGTGAGCTCCTGAACTAGCTGGCCGGTATCCGAGCCGAGTAGGTCTGTGAGCTCCGCCATCTGGGGGTCGGGCCTGGCGGTCACGCTGTAGATGCTCCAAAGGCAGTAGCCGACGATCAGCACCAAGAAGCCGATCTGATTCCGCCACAGGAGTTCGAGTCCCTCGACGTCGAGTGCCCGTACAGCGGTGCGTCCCTTGAACTCGTTCCGAGCGACCACAGCGAGTCCGACGCCTATGATCAGGCTCGTGAGGCTGAAGAGCCCAAACAGCAAAGAGACACCGGCGAATAAGCCGATCGACCATCCGTTGAATGCGGCGACCTTCGCGGCCTTCATCACATGTTTGATCTGTTCACCGGCCTCCTGAAGCGCCTTCTGTTCTTCAGGCCCAATCGGATTGTGGTCGACCATCGCTACAGGTCCAAGCCGCCCATCGGATCGAACCCCTGATAGCCCGGCCCTGGCTCGGGCGAGCGGTGTGGAGCCCGAACGTATCCACCGCTGTTGCGGCTGATCCGTCGTTGGGCGACGAGTGCCTCTAGCACGAGTTCACACGCGGCGGCTCGTACTCCGTCACTCACAGCTGTCGGGGCGAGCCCGACGTTTTCGATCATCTGCAGAAGCCCTGGGACGGTTTCGAACCCTTTGACACACGCGGAGCCCGACGAGTCCTCTCCGATCTGCAATGCGCCACCGGTCTCGAAGTATTCGACGATGTCGTCTACGTCGGCGCCACCCGCGCGTACATCGAACGTGTGTGAGGACGCCTGTTGAATGAGCTCTCGGGCGATCTTGTCCGCGCCGTGGAGCTCGCCCTCGTACTCGAGCTCCAACTTCCCTGTGATGGCCGGCAGTGCAGCATAAAGGTCGGACACGCGCGGGACGGCCACGTCTTCACCATGGCGCAGCGCCCGCCGCTCCGCATTCGAAACGATGGTCTCCATCACAGTGATGGGCAGGCGCTGACTCACTCCGCTTCGGTGATCGATGCGTTTGTCGTCGCGCGCCAGGAAGGCGACCCGTTCGACCGTCTCTTCGAGGAAGTCCGGGATCTCGACACAGGAGTCGGCGCGAGCCAACCATGCTTCCTGCCGCGTGATGGCGATGCCCGTCTCGAGTTCCTGCGGATAGTGCGTGCGCACCTCGGCGCCGATCCGGTCCTTCAGCGGTGTGATGATCTTTCCGCGGGCCGTGTAATCCTCCGGATTGGCGGTGAAGACCATCATGACATCGAGCGCCAGACGGACGGGGTACCCCTTCACCTGCACGTCCCCCTCCTGGAGGATGTTGAAGAGGCCGACCTGGATCTTGCCCGCGAGGTCCGGAAGTTCGTTGATGGCGAAGACACCACGGTTGGCGCGAGGCAGGAGCCCGTAGTGGATCGTCATCTCGTCGCCCAGAATATGTCCGCCGCGAGCCGCCTTAATGGGATCCACGTCGCCGATCATGTCGGCAATGGTCACGTCCGGAGTGGCGAGTTTCTCCACGTATCGGTTGTCGCGTCCTACCCACTCGATGGGCGTCCGGTCCCCATGTTCTTCAATGAGTAGGCGTCCATACTTCGAGATAGGCGCGAGCGGATCATCGTTCACCTCGCTGCCTTCGAGGATTGGCACTTCCTCGTCTAGGAGCGTGACGAGCTGACGCAGAATCCGACTCTTCGCTTGGCCTCGCAGACCGAGGAGGATGAAGTCGTGTCGCGCGAGTACTGCGTTCACGATCTGAGGGACGACGGAGTCTGTGTATCCCTGAATTCCAGGGAAGAGTTCTTCGCCGGAGCGCAGCTTCCGGACCAGGTTCGACCGCATTTCGTCCTTGGTCGTCCGGGTCTGGTAGTTCTGCGCCTTGAGTTCACCGAGCGTCGTAGCCCGATCGCTCATGGAATGCTCCTGGTCTGTTCGGAGGGTCAAGCGAACACCAACGGTAGATGTATCCCCGCTTCTTGGCGACAGGTCCGTCAGGCCCTCTCCTATACGGTGTGCTCACCGACCTCCGTCTTCGCGAGAGTTCCGGGCATCAGGCGCTGGACCAGGCGGGTCAGGCCATGGCGGGCTGATCCGCCTTTTTGTTGAGCTGCATTTGTTGCCTTCACGGTGGCACGGGCATTTGCGATCTTCCGGTGCTAGCCAGGTATCCTGCTTTCACGGAGCACAGCATGTCCGAGGGCACCAGCGTCCTCCGCACGACCGTCCGTCCTGCCAACCATCAGCCGCCGCTTCCGCGGGATCGTTTCATTGTCGAGGAGCAGCCAGACGAAGAAGCTGTCCCAATGGACGTGGTATTCGTGGGCGGCGGACCGGCGGGTCTTGCCGGCGCCATCGAGCTGACTCGGCTCGTCCAGAAGGACAACGAGGACGGCGGCAGCCTCGGAGAGATCGAGATCGGCGTGCTCGAGAAGGCGGGCACTCTGGGAGAGCACAACCTCTCAGGTGCCGTGGTCAACCCGAGTGCCTTCAAGGAGCTCTTCCCAGAGCTCTCCATGGAGGACTTCCCGCTCCGGAGGCCGGTCACCAAGGAGTCGGTTTACGTGATGACCGAGTCCAAGGCATTCAGGATCCCGACGCCTCCGACCATGAAGAATCACGGCAACTACATCGCTTCGATCAGCGAGATCGTGCGCTGGATGGGTGAGAAGGCCGAGGGATTGGGCATCAACGTCTTCCCGGGCTTCCCGGTGGACTCGCTGCTCGTGGAAGGTGACAAGGTCATCGGTGTGCGGACCACCCCAGCCGGACTCGATCGAAATGGCGAGCCGTCGGGGGCGGACGCGATGCCGGCCATGGATCTGACAGCTCAGGTCACTGTCCTGGCTGAAGGCACACGTGGTCCGCTCTCACAGGCCTGGCTCGATTGGCAGGGGGTGACATCGGAAAATCCCCAGATCTTCGCGCTTGGTGTGAAGGAGGTATGGGAGGTCAAGAAACCCCTCGACCGGATCATACACACCATGGCGTGGCCGCTCCCGAGCGATGCGTTCGGTGGGTCGTTCATGTATCCGCTCTCGGACACCGAGATCGCAGTGGGACTCGTGGTTGGCTTGGACTACCGCGATGGAAGGTTCGATGTCCACAACGAACTCCAACGCATGAAACTCCATCCGCTCTTCCGTCAGTATCTCGAAGGCGGAGAGATGGTGGAGTGGGGCGCGAAGACTATCCCAGAGGGCGGTTACTACTCTGTCCCGAAGCGACGACATGGCGACGGTGTCATTCTCGTCGGAGATGCCGCGGGCTACGTGGAGGTCTCCTCGCTGAAGGGCATCCACTACGCGATGCACTCGGGAATCATGGCCGCACGGCAGATTTTCGTGGCGCTAAAGAAGGGTGACACGTCCGAGGCGGCGCTGGCCGGATACACCACTGCCGTCGATCAGAGTGTGATCATGAAGGACCTGAAAGAGCGCCGGAACATGCGCCTCGCCTTCAAGGGCGGCTTCTTGTCGGGTGGTGTGAAGGCGACGCTCATGTCGCTGACCAAAGGGGCGCTTCCCGGTGGCAAGATCTCGATCGAAGAGGATGCTGCTGACACCAAGCGACTCGGAGCTGCTGCCGACAAGGTGGTCCCGGACGGGAAGTTGACTTTTTCGAAGGTCGATGCCGTCTACAAGTCCGGGAATCAGACCCGGGACGATATTCCGTCGCATCTTCTCGTAGGGGAGGATGTCGATGCGGAGACTGCGGAGATGCTCGAGCATCTCTGTCCGGCTGGCGTCTATGAGCGGGATGGCGACAAACTCGTCGTGAATGCGCCGAACTGCGTCGACTGCAAGGCGACCGACGTCCTCGGGCCGCGTTGGACACCTAGGGAGGGTGGAAGTGGGCCGGGCTATCGGAAGATGTAGGGCGATCTAGCCGATCATCTCTCCGGGCAATTCGGTTTCGACGATCTGCCCGTCCTGCATCTCCACATAGAAGCT
This is a stretch of genomic DNA from Longimicrobiales bacterium. It encodes these proteins:
- a CDS encoding SDR family NAD(P)-dependent oxidoreductase, which produces MEIGFAGQTVLVTGAAHGFGRAIAGAFGSRGATVFVCDLEADGLTQTVNLVGDNCHGAVVDVSDRKAVGEWVGAAASMTGRIDVLVNNAGGVLGQVGQPLEQVTTEEWQAILAVNQTASFWTSQAVAPHMKEAGRGRIVNISSGAGLGVSKTGIQAYASAKAGQIGLTRQLAHELGPWGITVNNIAPGFVRSNPTTERQWDSYGQAGQEDLISEVALRRLGTPADIAHSVLFLSSEYASWITGAVLQVDGGK
- a CDS encoding Lrp/AsnC family transcriptional regulator; translated protein: MADRIDRHILTLLAEDARTSNKELAGAVGLSQSACLERVRRLSDRGILMGAHAAVDPAAFGIGVQAFVSVQLKRHTRAAVAHFEETAIRLPQVVALYHLTGRNDYLAHAVAQDMDHLRDFTLDAITSLPEVARVETSLLFRATKKAVWPDLSEEA
- a CDS encoding aminotransferase class I/II-fold pyridoxal phosphate-dependent enzyme — encoded protein: MRLETRAVRAARGQVVTESPFEKGQPHVPLIDLSTTYTFERSSAVAESMDALIEGAGEAPNPVYARLRNPTVAGFENALADLESAEAAVAFASGMAAITAMVLAAGSEAAPDGWARGRHIVAIRPIYGGTDHLLATGILGTEVTWAEPDEVAESLREDTCLVLLETPANPTLAMVDIAGVVSQVRATEKRFGYRIAVAVDNTFATPILQRPLELGADLVVHSATKFLGGHGDVMGGVVASSEDWAKPLRQTRMITGGVLHPLAGYLLHRGLQTLPVRVAAQQTSAGIIAARLAGHPEVTEVHYPGLNGDRSEERLLRTQQKGSGSLLAFRVRGGREASERVMESLDLISRAVSLGSVDTLIQAPAALTHRVVDPESREAAGVPEDLLRLSVGLEAVDDLWFDLHQALEQVRRERPHWESSMPQSESGISEGVGA
- a CDS encoding electron-transfer flavoprotein:ubiquinone oxidoreductase, which codes for MSEGTSVLRTTVRPANHQPPLPRDRFIVEEQPDEEAVPMDVVFVGGGPAGLAGAIELTRLVQKDNEDGGSLGEIEIGVLEKAGTLGEHNLSGAVVNPSAFKELFPELSMEDFPLRRPVTKESVYVMTESKAFRIPTPPTMKNHGNYIASISEIVRWMGEKAEGLGINVFPGFPVDSLLVEGDKVIGVRTTPAGLDRNGEPSGADAMPAMDLTAQVTVLAEGTRGPLSQAWLDWQGVTSENPQIFALGVKEVWEVKKPLDRIIHTMAWPLPSDAFGGSFMYPLSDTEIAVGLVVGLDYRDGRFDVHNELQRMKLHPLFRQYLEGGEMVEWGAKTIPEGGYYSVPKRRHGDGVILVGDAAGYVEVSSLKGIHYAMHSGIMAARQIFVALKKGDTSEAALAGYTTAVDQSVIMKDLKERRNMRLAFKGGFLSGGVKATLMSLTKGALPGGKISIEEDAADTKRLGAAADKVVPDGKLTFSKVDAVYKSGNQTRDDIPSHLLVGEDVDAETAEMLEHLCPAGVYERDGDKLVVNAPNCVDCKATDVLGPRWTPREGGSGPGYRKM